A window from Citrus sinensis cultivar Valencia sweet orange chromosome 3, DVS_A1.0, whole genome shotgun sequence encodes these proteins:
- the LOC102615322 gene encoding deSI-like protein At4g17486 isoform X1, translated as MRFFSSSSSFSLTKEQNSRGSNHALLYLNVYDLTPLNNYLYWFGLGIFHSGIEAHGLEYGFGAHEYRTSGVFEVEPKSCPGFIFRRSVLLGTTNLSRAEFRSFMEHLSGKYHGDTYHLIAKNCNHFTEEVCMQLTGKCIPGWVNRMARLGSFCNCLLPESIQITAVAHLPDRPTYSDDDILESPTSSITAESEEEEAAVHHLLTAPNSDGSFLKEKPVRRTKEAM; from the exons ATGCGGTTCTTCTCATCAAGCTCAAGCTTTAGTCTGACAAAGGAGCAGAATAGCAGAGGGAGCAATCATGCATTGTTGTATCTCAATGTCTATGATCTTACACCACTGAACAACTACCTTTACTGGTTTGGGCTCGGGATATTCCATTCGGGTATCGAAG CTCATGGTTTGGAATATGGCTTTGGTGCTCATGAGTACCGTACCAGTGGAGTTTTTGAAGTTGAACCGAAAAGTTGTCCTGGCTTCATCTTCAGACGGTCAGTGTTGCTGGGTACCACCAACCTGTCTCGTGCAGAATTTCGCTCCTTCATGGAACACCTTTCTGGAAAATATCATGGGGACACTTATCATTTGATTGCCAAGAATTGTAACCATTTTACAGAAGAAGTCTGTATGCAGCTAACTGGAAAGTGTATTCCAGGATGGGTTAATCGGATGGCTCGATTAG GTTCATTCTGCAATTGTCTGCTGCCAGAGAGTATTCAGATCACAGCAGTTGCACATCTTCCTGATCGTCCCACATATTCTG ATGATGATATATTGGAATCTCCCACATCTTCTATAACAGCAGagagtgaagaagaagaggcgGCAGTTCATCATCTGCTGACTGCACCAAATAGTGATGGTTcttttctaaaagaaaaaccaGTGAGGCGAACAAAGGAAGCAATgtga
- the LOC102615322 gene encoding deSI-like protein At4g17486 isoform X2 yields MRFFSSSSSFSLTKEQNSRGSNHALLYLNVYDLTPLNNYLYWFGLGIFHSGIEAHGLEYGFGAHEYRTSGVFEVEPKSCPGFIFRRSVLLGTTNLSRAEFRSFMEHLSGKYHGDTYHLIAKNCNHFTEEVCMQLTGKCIPGWVNRMARLGSFCNCLLPESIQITAVAHLPDRPTYSVPRDLGLSALYPWLERSDSCVNYK; encoded by the exons ATGCGGTTCTTCTCATCAAGCTCAAGCTTTAGTCTGACAAAGGAGCAGAATAGCAGAGGGAGCAATCATGCATTGTTGTATCTCAATGTCTATGATCTTACACCACTGAACAACTACCTTTACTGGTTTGGGCTCGGGATATTCCATTCGGGTATCGAAG CTCATGGTTTGGAATATGGCTTTGGTGCTCATGAGTACCGTACCAGTGGAGTTTTTGAAGTTGAACCGAAAAGTTGTCCTGGCTTCATCTTCAGACGGTCAGTGTTGCTGGGTACCACCAACCTGTCTCGTGCAGAATTTCGCTCCTTCATGGAACACCTTTCTGGAAAATATCATGGGGACACTTATCATTTGATTGCCAAGAATTGTAACCATTTTACAGAAGAAGTCTGTATGCAGCTAACTGGAAAGTGTATTCCAGGATGGGTTAATCGGATGGCTCGATTAG GTTCATTCTGCAATTGTCTGCTGCCAGAGAGTATTCAGATCACAGCAGTTGCACATCTTCCTGATCGTCCCACATATTCTG TACCTAGAGATCTGGGTCTATCCGCGCTATATCCTTGGCTGGAGAGATCCGATTCATGTGTTAATTATAA ATGA
- the LOC102615804 gene encoding RING-H2 finger protein ATL22-like yields the protein MAALLFFILFATSIHVKTHASSENCPTVRCGHNTPDIHFPFWVKGQQSQRCGSAGFELVCKENTTMIHLPSYGNLIVKSISYKTKKLDLIDPGNCVHGVFLNLNLSLSRFRYYYVVKNYTFLNCSARLPPSFAEVPCLSGSRHHIYTVKYSSAVPVPSSCRAVKTLAIPFAYSPYISDNSFGLGLTWDSARCEECEAKGGKTSFLPEAQFLNIAQDGGLL from the exons ATGGCTgctcttctcttcttcattCTATTTGCAACTTCCATACATGTCAAAACACATGCTTCATCAGAGAATTGCCCAACAGTAAGATGCGGCCACAACACACCCGATATCCACTTTCCTTTCTGGGTAAAAGGCCAGCAATCCCAACGCTGTGGTTCCGCTGGTTTTGAGCTTGTTTGCAAAGAAAACACTACCATGATACACCTTCCATCTTATGGCAATTTGATCGTAAAATCAATCTcttataaaaccaaaaagctGGATCTTATTGACCCCGGGAACTGTGTCCATGGAGTCTTTCTTAatctcaatctctctctttcgCGCTTCCGCTACTACTATGTTGTGAAGAACTACACGTTCCTCAATTGTTCAGCTAGGCTTCCTCCTTCTTTTGCTGAAGTGCCGTGCTTGAGTGGCTCCAGGCATCACATTTATACCGTGAAATATTCATCGGCTGTGCCGGTGCCGTCTTCTTGTAGGGCAGTGAAAACATTGGCAATTCCATTTGCGTACAGTCCTTACATCTCTGACAATAGTTTTGGACTTGGATTGACTTGGGACTCGGCTCGATGTGAAGAATGCGAAGCCAAAGGAGGCAAGACAAGCTTCCTGCCTGAGGCACAATTTCTCAACATAGCACAGGATGGAG GTTTGCTGTGA